One Sanguibacter keddieii DSM 10542 genomic window carries:
- a CDS encoding YesL family protein, producing MNRVLGWHTRIGDAGLRLAYLQLLWIVHTLLGAVVFGAYPATAAVFAVLRRDRMQADGWAGTADRGPLWREFHAAWRSELVSANVIGVVLTAGWAVVVYDHRLLRAVDMGVAGPALQGALWLLTLLLLVMSSTVFVLHAHFAESPGRILRRSAVLTIARPLLALMCAAVLAVALGAYYVLPGLGIVFGVVAPAFAIVGYVWQTGVLPRASADGPGGGGSGGTEPGADGAGDGGGREVTAGPADVEPAAPSVQDARADAELSLTGAQTSSTRPSSSTRKESARA from the coding sequence ATGAACCGCGTCCTCGGGTGGCACACCCGCATCGGCGACGCCGGTCTGCGGCTCGCGTACCTCCAGCTGCTGTGGATCGTCCACACGCTGCTCGGTGCCGTGGTCTTCGGCGCCTACCCGGCCACTGCTGCGGTCTTCGCGGTGCTGCGCCGGGACCGCATGCAGGCCGACGGGTGGGCCGGCACGGCTGACCGCGGCCCGCTGTGGCGGGAGTTCCATGCCGCGTGGCGGTCGGAGCTGGTGAGCGCCAACGTCATCGGCGTGGTGCTCACCGCGGGGTGGGCGGTGGTCGTCTACGACCACCGCCTGCTCCGGGCCGTCGACATGGGCGTCGCCGGGCCTGCGCTGCAGGGCGCGCTGTGGCTGCTCACGCTGCTGCTGCTCGTCATGAGCTCGACGGTGTTCGTGCTGCACGCGCACTTCGCCGAGAGCCCCGGGCGCATCCTGCGACGCAGCGCGGTGCTCACCATCGCGCGGCCGCTGCTCGCGCTCATGTGCGCGGCGGTGCTCGCCGTCGCGCTCGGCGCGTACTACGTGCTGCCCGGCCTGGGGATCGTGTTCGGGGTCGTCGCCCCGGCCTTCGCGATCGTCGGGTACGTGTGGCAGACGGGCGTGCTGCCGCGCGCGTCCGCCGACGGTCCGGGTGGCGGCGGCTCGGGCGGCACCGAGCCCGGTGCGGACGGCGCCGGGGACGGTGGCGGCCGGGAGGTCACCGCCGGCCCTGCCGACGTCGAGCCTGCTGCTCCGTCGGTGCAGGATGCCCGCGCTGATGCGGAGCTGTCCCTCACCGGTGCTCAGACCAGCTCTACGAGACCTTCCTCTTCGACCCGCAAGGAGTCCGCACGTGCCTGA
- a CDS encoding glycoside hydrolase family 31 protein, which translates to MPDAFVIDTDRLIWRGSGETVVIEPWGADSVRVRAALGGPVVDTDWALLPQGVAAGLGESAGRGSGVSVTVDGDVATLVHGEIRVVATSREYYDWQAQYSRSRCRLEFFDSRGTLLFAEEEDGGALKLRARDYDALPGGTHRARVSFVGARDEKLYGMGQYQQDLLDLKGSTVELAHRNSQVSVPFVMSSAGYGFLWHNPAIGRATFATNRTEWVAESTTQIDYWVTAGATPADIARNYANATGHAPMMPEHGLGFWQCKLRYSSQEELLTVAREHHRRGLPMDVIVADFFHWPKMGDFRFEDEFWPDPEAMVAELAGMGIELMVSVWPQVSLESENFAELDRLGYLVRSNRGVDIQMSFEGPSRFLDVTNPAAREWLWAKLRVNYPGVKLFWLDEAEPEYAFFEFGAYSYYAGQVLEVGNVYPQLFSRAVYDGQVADGQSDPVNLVRCAWAGSQRYGALVWSGDIHSSFPSMRRQVTAGIHMGVAGIPWFTTDIGGFGGGRVDDPAFHELLVRWFQMGTFMPVMRLHGDRGPSHEVLAADGSRRCNSGADNELWSYGHEVYEILSRYVHLREEMREYTRGLMEAAHVDGQPVMRGLFHDFPEDAAAWDVADQFLYGPSLLVAPVLEAGARTRRVYLPAGASWTSLATGERYDGGVWVEVDAPLDVIPVFARDSALAELVRTIGTEAPIH; encoded by the coding sequence GTGCCTGACGCGTTCGTCATCGACACCGACCGTCTGATCTGGAGAGGGAGCGGCGAGACCGTCGTGATCGAGCCCTGGGGGGCCGACTCGGTGCGCGTGCGCGCCGCGCTCGGCGGCCCGGTGGTCGACACCGACTGGGCGTTGTTGCCGCAGGGGGTTGCGGCTGGGCTGGGTGAGTCGGCGGGGCGTGGGTCGGGGGTGAGTGTCACCGTCGACGGGGACGTCGCGACGCTCGTCCACGGCGAGATCCGTGTGGTGGCGACGTCGCGGGAGTACTACGACTGGCAGGCGCAGTACAGCCGGTCGCGGTGCCGGCTCGAGTTCTTCGATTCACGTGGAACCTTGCTCTTCGCCGAGGAGGAGGACGGCGGGGCCCTCAAGCTGCGGGCCCGCGACTACGACGCGCTGCCCGGCGGGACGCACCGCGCGCGAGTGTCGTTCGTCGGTGCGCGCGACGAGAAGCTCTACGGCATGGGGCAGTACCAGCAGGACCTCCTCGACCTCAAGGGGTCGACGGTCGAGCTCGCGCACCGCAACTCGCAGGTGTCCGTGCCCTTTGTCATGTCGAGCGCGGGGTACGGGTTCCTCTGGCACAACCCGGCGATCGGGCGCGCGACCTTCGCGACCAACCGCACCGAGTGGGTGGCCGAGTCGACGACGCAGATCGACTACTGGGTGACCGCCGGCGCCACGCCTGCTGACATCGCGCGGAACTACGCGAATGCCACCGGGCACGCGCCGATGATGCCCGAGCACGGACTTGGGTTCTGGCAGTGCAAGCTCCGGTACTCCTCGCAGGAGGAGCTGCTCACGGTGGCGCGCGAGCACCACCGGCGAGGGCTGCCGATGGACGTGATCGTCGCGGACTTCTTCCACTGGCCCAAGATGGGCGACTTCAGGTTCGAGGACGAGTTCTGGCCGGACCCGGAGGCTATGGTCGCGGAGCTGGCGGGCATGGGCATCGAGCTCATGGTGTCGGTGTGGCCGCAGGTGTCCCTCGAGTCGGAGAACTTCGCCGAGCTCGACCGCCTGGGGTACCTGGTGCGGTCGAACCGGGGTGTGGACATCCAGATGAGCTTCGAAGGACCGAGCCGGTTCCTCGACGTGACCAACCCTGCCGCGCGCGAGTGGCTGTGGGCGAAGCTGCGCGTCAACTATCCGGGCGTCAAGCTGTTCTGGCTCGACGAGGCCGAGCCGGAGTACGCCTTCTTCGAGTTCGGCGCCTACTCGTACTACGCCGGCCAGGTGCTCGAGGTGGGGAACGTCTATCCACAGCTGTTCTCACGGGCTGTGTACGACGGGCAGGTGGCTGACGGGCAGAGCGATCCGGTGAACCTCGTGCGGTGCGCGTGGGCCGGGTCGCAGCGGTACGGGGCGCTCGTGTGGTCGGGAGACATCCACTCGTCCTTCCCGTCGATGCGGCGGCAGGTGACGGCCGGGATCCACATGGGGGTCGCGGGGATCCCGTGGTTCACGACGGACATCGGCGGGTTCGGGGGCGGGCGGGTCGACGACCCCGCATTCCACGAGCTGCTGGTGCGGTGGTTCCAGATGGGGACCTTCATGCCGGTGATGCGGCTGCACGGGGACCGCGGGCCGTCGCACGAGGTGTTGGCTGCTGACGGGAGCCGGCGCTGTAACTCTGGCGCGGACAACGAGCTGTGGTCGTACGGGCACGAGGTCTACGAGATCCTGTCGCGGTACGTGCATCTGCGCGAAGAGATGCGGGAGTACACGCGGGGATTGATGGAGGCTGCGCATGTTGACGGGCAGCCGGTGATGCGGGGGTTGTTCCACGACTTCCCGGAGGATGCTGCGGCGTGGGATGTGGCCGACCAGTTCTTGTACGGGCCGTCGTTGCTGGTGGCTCCGGTGCTGGAGGCTGGGGCGAGGACGCGGCGGGTGTACCTGCCGGCGGGGGCGTCGTGGACGTCGCTGGCGACGGGGGAGCGGTATGACGGTGGGGTGTGGGTCGAGGTCGACGCGCCGCTCGACGTCATCCCGGTGTTCGCGCGGGACTCGGCGCTCGCGGAGCTGGTCCGGACAATCGGTACCGAAGCTCCAATCCATTGA
- a CDS encoding LacI family DNA-binding transcriptional regulator produces MRRPTLADVAAVAGVSAKSVSNVLLERPGVSPATRERVQAAVAEVGYVVNQAGRGLVSGRTGRVAVVVPMLYQPYFAEMAERAILALEAHGYTTTLRIAPDIEAERAAVLGTSTPDVDGVIICPHEFVDEMIEGVTLSRPVVQLGGKPIDRLDCVVMGEREGAYLAARHLLESGRRRIALVWNSPDGELPSGDRYDGYRQAIGEFGVALDPSLYASGSDWDRRTSGYEAMVALLRSGVRFDAALCVNDAIAVGALRALRSHGRRVPEDVAVTGFDATDEGEFTVPSLTSVSPRKPEMVERAVSMLVERMDGLEGPGRHVHTGADLVVRDSTTST; encoded by the coding sequence CCCGCGACGCGCGAGCGCGTCCAGGCGGCCGTGGCCGAGGTCGGCTACGTGGTGAACCAGGCGGGGCGCGGCCTGGTGTCCGGGCGCACGGGCCGCGTCGCCGTCGTGGTGCCGATGCTCTACCAGCCGTACTTCGCGGAGATGGCCGAGCGGGCGATCCTCGCCCTCGAGGCGCACGGCTACACGACGACGCTGCGCATCGCCCCGGACATCGAGGCCGAGCGCGCCGCGGTGCTCGGCACCAGCACGCCCGACGTCGACGGGGTCATCATCTGCCCGCACGAGTTCGTCGACGAGATGATCGAGGGCGTGACGCTCAGCCGTCCCGTCGTGCAGCTCGGCGGCAAGCCGATCGACCGGCTGGACTGCGTCGTCATGGGGGAGCGCGAGGGCGCGTACCTCGCGGCGCGTCACCTGCTCGAGTCGGGCCGTCGGCGGATCGCCCTCGTGTGGAACTCGCCCGACGGCGAGCTGCCGTCCGGCGACCGCTACGACGGCTACCGGCAGGCCATCGGGGAGTTCGGCGTCGCGCTCGACCCGTCGCTCTACGCGAGCGGCTCCGATTGGGACCGCCGCACCTCGGGCTACGAGGCGATGGTCGCGCTGCTGCGATCCGGGGTGCGCTTCGACGCGGCGCTGTGCGTCAACGACGCGATCGCCGTAGGAGCGCTGCGCGCGCTGCGCAGCCACGGCCGACGGGTCCCCGAGGACGTCGCCGTGACCGGCTTCGACGCGACCGACGAGGGTGAGTTCACCGTCCCGTCGCTCACCTCGGTCAGCCCCCGCAAGCCCGAGATGGTCGAGCGCGCCGTGTCGATGCTCGTCGAGCGCATGGACGGCCTCGAGGGCCCGGGTCGCCACGTCCACACCGGCGCCGACCTCGTCGTCCGGGACTCGACCACCTCCACCTGA
- a CDS encoding ABC transporter substrate-binding protein: MSQHRSARSRKAAVTVAFMATASLVLSACGGGGSEAGSGDGNEVTILVTKHPLTKPMSEMAWVTELEEKADVTIRWEEVSADWDQKKNPLLAAGDVPDLIIGPNAITDSDLATFGTLFEDLGDDMEALPNVQAMFDEVDGAQAMATSLEGPVYSLPSYKRFWPQAITHQYINQQWLDTLGLEAPTTWDELYDVLVAFKEGDPNGNGQADEIPLDFSPVGTTGFGYFQPTALLGSTGMTISGGGGSGIFVEDGTVANFFVDERYKDVVAFLNRCWEAGLISEEAFTQDYSTYQSVARGTGDEARVGFSWGWSGSDRFGPGVYEQYAPMAPLMAEAGQSADPSWSYDYENLTRNHLTMSAQAANKDAVLRVVNELYSADTSMQELFGDIGPNVEKVSDTEYKVLPPADANLDPSTWKWTSSLADNGAFYIREDAEVELPSDLAEAVEDAVPLQPAFDALDVDANVWPGPFIKMSSEDLSTISLNNTAIFGVAMPKFAEWITSGGVEEQWDDYVAQLETLGVTQNDELHQKYYDDYIASK, encoded by the coding sequence ATGTCCCAGCACCGAAGCGCCCGATCGCGGAAGGCCGCGGTCACCGTGGCATTCATGGCGACGGCGTCCCTGGTCCTGTCCGCCTGCGGCGGGGGAGGCTCCGAGGCCGGCTCCGGCGACGGCAACGAGGTGACGATCCTCGTGACCAAGCACCCGCTCACCAAGCCGATGAGCGAGATGGCCTGGGTCACCGAGCTCGAGGAGAAGGCCGACGTCACGATCCGCTGGGAAGAGGTCTCGGCCGACTGGGACCAGAAGAAGAACCCGCTACTGGCCGCCGGTGACGTGCCCGACCTCATCATCGGCCCGAACGCGATCACCGACTCCGACCTCGCGACCTTCGGCACGCTCTTCGAGGACCTGGGCGACGACATGGAGGCCCTGCCCAACGTGCAGGCGATGTTCGACGAGGTCGACGGTGCGCAGGCCATGGCCACGTCGCTCGAGGGCCCGGTGTACTCGCTGCCGTCGTACAAGCGGTTCTGGCCGCAGGCGATCACGCACCAGTACATCAACCAGCAGTGGCTCGACACCCTCGGCCTCGAGGCCCCGACCACCTGGGACGAGCTGTACGACGTGCTCGTCGCCTTCAAGGAGGGCGACCCCAACGGCAACGGCCAGGCGGACGAGATCCCCCTCGACTTCTCGCCGGTGGGCACCACGGGCTTCGGGTACTTCCAGCCGACGGCGCTGCTCGGCAGCACGGGCATGACCATCTCGGGCGGTGGCGGCTCGGGGATCTTCGTCGAGGACGGCACGGTCGCGAACTTCTTCGTGGACGAGCGCTACAAGGACGTCGTGGCGTTCCTCAACCGCTGCTGGGAGGCCGGGCTCATCAGCGAGGAGGCCTTCACGCAGGACTACTCGACGTACCAGTCGGTGGCTCGCGGCACGGGCGACGAGGCCCGTGTCGGGTTCTCGTGGGGCTGGTCCGGCTCGGACCGCTTCGGCCCAGGCGTGTACGAGCAGTACGCGCCGATGGCACCGCTGATGGCCGAGGCCGGCCAGTCGGCCGACCCGTCGTGGTCCTACGACTACGAGAACCTCACGCGCAACCACCTGACCATGTCGGCGCAGGCGGCCAACAAGGACGCCGTGCTGCGCGTCGTCAACGAGCTGTACAGCGCGGACACCTCCATGCAGGAGCTCTTCGGGGACATCGGACCCAACGTCGAGAAGGTCTCGGACACCGAGTACAAGGTGCTGCCGCCCGCGGACGCGAACCTCGACCCGTCGACGTGGAAGTGGACGTCGTCCCTCGCGGACAACGGGGCGTTCTACATCCGTGAGGACGCCGAGGTCGAGCTGCCGAGCGACCTCGCCGAGGCCGTCGAGGACGCCGTGCCGCTGCAGCCCGCCTTCGACGCGCTCGACGTCGATGCGAACGTGTGGCCCGGACCGTTCATCAAGATGTCGTCCGAGGACCTCAGCACCATCTCGCTCAACAACACCGCGATCTTCGGTGTCGCGATGCCCAAGTTCGCCGAGTGGATCACCTCCGGCGGCGTCGAGGAGCAGTGGGACGACTACGTCGCGCAGCTCGAGACGCTGGGTGTCACGCAGAACGACGAGCTGCACCAGAAGTACTACGACGACTACATCGCGTCGAAGTAG
- a CDS encoding carbohydrate ABC transporter permease → MSTLTRLRSRTPGDIAFTVLVSVSLVVIVFVTLYPIYFVMIASISAPALVQSGDVSFIPKGINWFGYEQILNDSRIWNGYKNTLIYTVLGTAVNMLVTIPAAYALSRRDFAARRPLMLFFAFTMFFNGGLIPTYMLYKEIGLLNNMWVFILPSALNVYNLIIARAFYEHSLPEELYEAATLDGANHFQFFFKMAIPLSKAILSVIMLYYIVQHWNDFFTGLIFIRDYDKQPLQIVLRDILISNTAFAGGAGGAGGTGGGYGQQFADQIKYGVIVVSTLPVIILYPFLQKYFEKGVMIGSVKG, encoded by the coding sequence ATGAGCACGCTCACACGCCTGAGGAGCCGCACGCCCGGCGACATCGCCTTCACGGTGCTCGTCTCGGTGTCCCTCGTGGTCATCGTCTTCGTGACGCTGTACCCGATCTACTTCGTCATGATCGCCTCGATCAGCGCACCCGCGCTGGTGCAGTCGGGCGACGTGTCGTTCATCCCCAAGGGCATCAACTGGTTCGGGTACGAGCAGATCCTCAATGACTCCCGCATCTGGAACGGCTACAAGAACACGCTCATCTACACGGTGCTCGGCACGGCCGTGAACATGCTCGTGACGATCCCGGCGGCGTACGCGCTGTCGCGTCGCGACTTCGCGGCCCGTCGTCCGCTCATGCTGTTCTTCGCCTTCACGATGTTCTTCAACGGCGGTCTGATCCCCACGTACATGCTGTACAAGGAGATCGGCCTGCTGAACAACATGTGGGTGTTCATCCTGCCGTCGGCCCTCAACGTCTACAACCTCATCATCGCGAGGGCGTTCTACGAGCACTCGCTGCCCGAGGAGCTCTACGAGGCGGCGACGCTGGACGGGGCCAACCACTTCCAGTTCTTCTTCAAGATGGCGATCCCGCTGTCGAAGGCGATCCTGTCGGTGATCATGCTCTACTACATCGTCCAGCACTGGAACGACTTCTTCACCGGTCTCATCTTCATCCGGGACTACGACAAGCAGCCGCTGCAGATCGTGCTGCGCGACATCCTCATCTCGAACACGGCGTTCGCCGGCGGAGCAGGTGGTGCCGGTGGCACGGGTGGCGGGTACGGGCAGCAGTTCGCGGACCAGATCAAGTACGGCGTCATCGTGGTGTCCACGCTGCCGGTGATCATCCTCTACCCCTTCTTGCAGAAGTACTTCGAGAAGGGCGTCATGATCGGGTCGGTGAAGGGATGA
- a CDS encoding glycoside hydrolase family 127 protein, whose translation MTALPAPTTAPLASAAPALPVADVAAHRPLDLRSVRLTTGTLADWQTLNAAATIPHCIENLETSGVIDNLRRVVGESGAEYRGFVFADSDLYKVIEAVAWEIARTGTTEHDAWLDSVIGLVGRAQEPSGYVMSWIQGVHPEKKFAELEWTHEMYVLGHMVQAAVALDRANGRHDLLDIARAFVDLVDRRFGPGRDDGICGHPEIETALVELYRHTGEQRYLTLAVRMIDLRGTGLLKVGGLGARYFQDHAPVREASDAVGHAVRQLYLNAGVTDAFLENGDATLLTAMDAQWSSVHERKMYLSGAFGSRHRDEAFGDDYELPSERAYAETCATIADLHWTWRMLLAGGTAGTAAYAETIEREVHNALAASIDATGTKFFYSNPLQQRPDRFSEENAPRERTPWYACACCPPNIARTVAQMSSYVASTTGGSESGGDAPGELWLHQIAAAEIDLPGHLGDGVLRVETTYPAGATVEITVHGRVEPGARLAVRVPSWSAASTLTTPDGPVAADDDGYAHVDLAEGATYTLELDVTPRWTRGHHKVDAVRGCLALERGPVVFCIEQASLPEGAIVDDLVLTADAPVEVGPRELHVTVTTASATGGLYTAPGDTTSDAQTFTVPAIPFSTWGNAAPGAMRVWLPTQT comes from the coding sequence GTGACAGCTCTTCCTGCTCCCACGACCGCGCCCCTCGCGAGCGCCGCACCGGCACTGCCGGTCGCCGACGTCGCCGCGCACCGCCCGCTCGACCTGCGCTCCGTCCGCCTCACCACCGGGACCCTCGCCGACTGGCAGACGCTCAACGCCGCCGCGACCATCCCGCACTGCATCGAGAACCTCGAGACCTCCGGCGTCATCGACAACCTGCGCCGCGTGGTCGGGGAGTCGGGCGCCGAGTACCGGGGCTTCGTCTTCGCCGACTCGGACCTCTACAAGGTCATCGAGGCCGTCGCGTGGGAGATCGCCCGCACCGGCACCACCGAGCACGACGCCTGGCTCGACAGCGTGATCGGCCTGGTGGGCCGCGCGCAGGAGCCCAGCGGCTACGTCATGAGCTGGATCCAGGGCGTGCACCCGGAGAAGAAGTTCGCCGAGCTCGAGTGGACCCACGAGATGTACGTGCTGGGCCACATGGTCCAGGCGGCCGTCGCCCTCGACCGCGCCAACGGGCGCCACGACCTGCTCGACATCGCCCGGGCGTTCGTCGACCTCGTCGACCGCCGCTTCGGCCCCGGCCGCGACGACGGCATCTGCGGGCACCCCGAGATCGAGACCGCCCTCGTCGAGCTCTACCGCCACACCGGCGAGCAGCGGTACCTCACCCTCGCCGTGCGGATGATCGACCTGCGCGGCACCGGCCTGCTCAAGGTCGGCGGCCTCGGTGCCCGGTACTTCCAGGACCACGCGCCGGTCCGCGAGGCGTCCGACGCCGTCGGGCACGCCGTCCGCCAGCTGTACCTCAACGCCGGGGTCACCGACGCGTTCCTCGAGAACGGCGACGCGACGCTCCTGACCGCGATGGACGCCCAGTGGTCGAGCGTGCACGAGCGCAAGATGTACCTGTCCGGGGCCTTCGGCTCGCGGCACCGCGACGAGGCCTTCGGCGACGACTACGAGCTCCCGAGCGAGCGCGCCTACGCCGAGACCTGCGCGACCATCGCCGACCTGCACTGGACCTGGCGCATGCTGCTCGCCGGCGGCACCGCGGGCACCGCGGCCTACGCCGAGACCATCGAGCGCGAGGTGCACAACGCCCTCGCCGCGTCGATCGACGCCACCGGCACCAAGTTCTTCTACTCCAACCCGCTCCAGCAGCGCCCGGACCGGTTCTCCGAGGAGAACGCCCCGCGCGAGCGCACCCCCTGGTACGCCTGCGCCTGCTGCCCGCCGAACATCGCGCGGACCGTCGCGCAGATGTCGTCGTACGTCGCGTCGACCACCGGCGGTTCGGAGTCTGGCGGAGACGCTCCCGGCGAGCTGTGGCTGCACCAGATCGCCGCCGCGGAAATCGACCTCCCCGGCCACCTCGGCGATGGGGTGCTGCGCGTCGAGACCACGTACCCGGCGGGCGCGACCGTCGAGATCACCGTGCACGGCCGCGTCGAGCCTGGCGCTCGCCTCGCGGTCCGCGTACCGAGCTGGTCGGCAGCGAGCACGCTCACGACGCCCGACGGGCCGGTCGCCGCGGACGACGACGGCTACGCGCACGTCGACCTCGCCGAGGGCGCGACGTACACGCTCGAGCTCGACGTCACCCCACGCTGGACGCGCGGTCACCACAAGGTGGACGCCGTGCGCGGGTGCCTCGCCCTCGAGCGCGGGCCCGTCGTCTTCTGCATCGAGCAGGCCAGCCTGCCCGAGGGAGCGATCGTCGACGACCTCGTCCTCACCGCCGACGCACCCGTCGAGGTCGGGCCGCGCGAGCTGCACGTCACCGTGACCACCGCGTCGGCCACCGGCGGTCTCTACACAGCGCCGGGCGACACGACGTCCGACGCCCAGACCTTCACCGTCCCGGCCATCCCGTTCTCCACCTGGGGCAACGCTGCCCCGGGCGCGATGCGGGTGTGGCTGCCCACCCAGACCTGA
- a CDS encoding ABC transporter permease yields the protein MALTLDKPPKTAKVAKNGKPTGAGPRVKRHFSRQWQLWVMLLPAIGFTALFAYGPMYGIQLAFREFDFTKGLTGGEWVGLKYFTKFFESPQFWTLMRNTATISLTTLVFGFVAPIILAILVNQVISRRRKRFTQTATYLPHFISIVVIVGMLQVFLSPSTGLITRFLGFFGIEGVNFLGSTSTFVPVYVISEVWQHCGWNSIIYLAALAGVNTQLYEAARIDGANRFQVIRHIDFPALVPTMVVLLILNMGGVLNAGFEKIFLMQNTLNLPVSEVISTYVYKIGIIGSQFSYSTAIGLFNTAINFTFLVITNQIAKRVSNTSLW from the coding sequence ATGGCACTGACGCTGGACAAGCCACCGAAGACCGCGAAGGTGGCGAAGAACGGGAAGCCGACCGGGGCCGGCCCGCGGGTGAAGCGGCACTTCTCGCGGCAGTGGCAGCTGTGGGTCATGCTGCTGCCCGCCATCGGGTTCACCGCGCTGTTCGCCTACGGGCCCATGTACGGGATCCAGCTGGCGTTCCGGGAGTTCGACTTCACCAAGGGGCTCACCGGCGGTGAGTGGGTCGGCCTGAAGTACTTCACCAAGTTCTTCGAGTCGCCCCAGTTCTGGACGCTCATGCGGAACACCGCGACCATCAGCCTCACGACGCTGGTGTTCGGGTTCGTCGCACCGATCATCCTCGCGATCCTGGTCAACCAGGTGATCAGCCGGCGTCGCAAGCGGTTCACGCAGACCGCGACGTACCTGCCGCACTTCATCTCGATCGTCGTGATCGTCGGCATGCTGCAGGTGTTCCTGTCGCCGAGCACGGGCCTCATCACGCGGTTCCTCGGGTTCTTCGGGATCGAGGGGGTCAACTTCCTCGGGAGCACCAGCACCTTCGTGCCGGTGTACGTGATCTCCGAGGTGTGGCAGCACTGCGGGTGGAACTCGATCATCTACCTCGCGGCGCTGGCCGGCGTGAACACGCAGCTGTACGAGGCGGCGCGGATCGACGGGGCCAACAGGTTCCAGGTGATCCGGCACATCGACTTCCCGGCGCTGGTGCCGACGATGGTCGTGCTGCTCATCCTCAACATGGGCGGTGTGCTCAACGCGGGCTTCGAGAAGATCTTCCTCATGCAGAACACGCTGAACCTCCCCGTCTCGGAGGTGATCTCGACCTACGTGTACAAGATCGGGATCATCGGCTCGCAGTTCAGCTACTCCACGGCGATCGGGCTGTTCAACACGGCCATCAACTTCACGTTCTTGGTGATCACCAACCAGATCGCCAAACGCGTCTCCAACACGAGCCTGTGGTGA